From Pseudomonas sp. G.S.17, the proteins below share one genomic window:
- a CDS encoding major capsid protein, translated as MNLQDLFTVASLSASINKLPVIPSKVGAMGIFEEKGVTTTSVVIDEYEGRLVLVPNTSRDADPAAVKAGKRARRTFETLHLPISRPLLPSQLQGIASFGQETATVPQATIINDHLQELKNSIESTREFQRVGALRGKLLNADGSVLFDLFSEFGVEQKKVTVALGTASTNVRKACLDAKRHAESKLGGVMVTGFRSFCGPDWFDAFTEHEKVKAAFAGYQEAQDRIGGDLRSGFTFGGIEFVEYDVTVSGQRFIPSNVAQVFPVGKGVFKMFNAPANYNETVNTVGLPFYSKGEERKMGKGWDVEAQANPLAMCLFPEALVELSF; from the coding sequence ATGAATCTTCAAGACCTCTTCACCGTTGCAAGCCTTAGCGCATCCATCAACAAACTGCCGGTCATCCCGAGCAAAGTCGGTGCGATGGGCATCTTCGAAGAGAAAGGCGTCACCACCACGTCGGTGGTGATCGACGAATACGAAGGCCGCCTGGTGTTGGTCCCGAACACTTCCCGCGATGCCGATCCGGCAGCCGTGAAAGCTGGCAAGCGCGCCCGGCGCACGTTCGAAACGCTGCACTTGCCAATCTCTCGACCTTTGCTCCCGAGCCAGCTTCAAGGCATTGCGTCCTTCGGCCAAGAGACTGCGACCGTCCCGCAGGCAACGATCATCAATGATCACCTGCAGGAACTGAAGAACAGCATCGAGTCCACCCGTGAGTTCCAGCGCGTGGGTGCGTTGCGAGGCAAGCTGCTTAATGCCGACGGCTCGGTGCTCTTTGATCTGTTTAGCGAGTTTGGCGTTGAACAGAAGAAGGTCACCGTCGCCCTGGGCACGGCATCCACCAATGTTCGCAAGGCCTGCCTGGACGCCAAGCGTCACGCCGAATCTAAACTCGGTGGTGTCATGGTCACCGGCTTCCGCTCCTTCTGCGGTCCCGACTGGTTCGACGCCTTTACCGAGCACGAGAAGGTCAAGGCTGCGTTCGCTGGTTACCAGGAGGCGCAGGACCGTATTGGTGGCGATCTGCGTTCGGGGTTCACCTTCGGCGGCATCGAGTTTGTCGAGTACGACGTAACGGTCAGCGGCCAACGCTTCATTCCGTCCAACGTCGCCCAGGTATTCCCGGTGGGCAAAGGCGTCTTCAAGATGTTCAACGCCCCGGCGAACTACAACGAGACGGTCAACACCGTGGGCTTGCCGTTCTACAGCAAGGGTGAAGAACGCAAGATGGGCAAAGGCTGGGACGTAGAAGCGCAGGCTAACCCGTTGGCCATGTGCTTGTTCCCTGAAGCCCTCGTCGAACTGTCGTTCTAG
- a CDS encoding DUF1320 domain-containing protein — MRYCTRADIGSAIPEMTLIQLSNDDPSAMQPNESVIEDGVRQAEELVDGYLRGRYTLPLDPVPTVLRDAVVYLARHWLYQRRPEGSLPDPVKDSRKDTIKLLESIRDGVVTLGMPSGKAAPEPGEIRVRSRRQQFGNDLWKSY; from the coding sequence ATGCGCTACTGCACCCGCGCCGATATCGGCAGCGCCATCCCAGAGATGACGCTGATTCAGCTCTCCAACGATGACCCCTCGGCCATGCAGCCGAACGAGTCCGTGATCGAGGATGGCGTGCGCCAGGCCGAAGAGCTGGTCGACGGTTATCTGCGCGGGCGCTACACCTTGCCGCTCGATCCGGTCCCCACGGTGCTGCGCGATGCCGTGGTCTATCTGGCGCGACACTGGCTGTATCAGCGTCGCCCAGAAGGCTCGTTGCCGGATCCAGTCAAGGACAGCCGCAAGGACACCATCAAGCTGCTGGAAAGCATCCGTGATGGTGTCGTCACCCTGGGCATGCCGTCAGGCAAGGCGGCTCCTGAGCCCGGTGAGATCCGGGTCCGCTCCCGTCGCCAGCAGTTTGGCAACGATTTATGGAAGAGCTACTGA
- a CDS encoding Gp37 family protein: MSQPLIQPKTQTEQLMLAIVERLKAHFDKELMIELFPESPAQYRLNHPRGAVLVAFGKSSFDDSESLDAMFQARKIVLRLTFVFRQLNGKDGVISFLDRARGALAGWKAPHCDVACRPLAEAFIGQVQGIWQYSLDISTRATQLQIMEPETGPLLTQTRFEEYQ, from the coding sequence ATGAGTCAGCCCCTGATTCAGCCAAAGACACAAACCGAGCAGCTGATGCTTGCCATCGTGGAGCGCCTGAAAGCGCACTTCGATAAAGAGCTGATGATCGAGTTGTTCCCGGAAAGCCCGGCCCAGTACCGGCTTAACCATCCTCGGGGCGCAGTGCTGGTGGCCTTCGGCAAGTCATCCTTCGACGATTCCGAATCGTTGGATGCCATGTTCCAGGCCCGCAAGATCGTGCTGCGCTTGACCTTTGTGTTCCGGCAGTTGAACGGCAAGGACGGGGTGATCAGCTTCCTTGATCGCGCCCGTGGCGCGCTGGCTGGCTGGAAGGCTCCGCACTGTGATGTTGCCTGTCGCCCGCTCGCTGAAGCGTTCATCGGTCAGGTCCAGGGCATCTGGCAGTACAGCCTCGACATTTCCACCCGTGCAACTCAGTTGCAAATCATGGAGCCCGAAACCGGGCCTCTACTGACACAGACCCGTTTCGAGGAATACCAGTGA
- a CDS encoding phage tail sheath subtilisin-like domain-containing protein, producing MAANYLHGIETLEISRGARPIRIVKSAVIALLGTAPVGAVNAVTLSLNETDGAQFGPDDLDGFSIPKALSSIYDFGAGTVLVVNVLDPLIHRTNVVGQARSFGDNELLRLGHGALQLLELKPATGNGAAYALGVDYTVDMLTGKVTRLAAGAIPVNGSVLADYTHADPSKVTPADIVGAVNIAGQRSGLKAFQDSYNTLGFFAKIFIAPGFSQLNSISVELIAAATQVGGVAYIDAPIGTTVQQCIAGRGPAGAINFNTSSDRVRLCYPHVKVLDTATSGERLEPLSIRAAALRAKIDNDKGYWWSSSNQELIGVIGLERPLTARVDDASSEVNLLNENGITTVFNSFGTGLRLWGNRTAAWPTVTEMRNFENVRRTKDIIDESIRYSSLQFVDMPITDSLIDSITESVNLLFRKLIGDEALIGGECWYDPARNPQTELQLGHALFSYKLTVPLPLERGTFETEITSEYLVNLGAP from the coding sequence ATGGCTGCTAACTATTTGCACGGTATTGAAACCCTTGAGATCTCCCGAGGGGCGCGACCCATCCGCATTGTGAAGTCGGCAGTCATTGCGCTACTCGGTACCGCACCGGTCGGGGCGGTGAATGCGGTCACGCTGTCGCTGAACGAGACCGACGGCGCTCAGTTTGGTCCTGATGATCTGGACGGCTTCAGTATCCCCAAGGCGTTGTCGAGCATCTACGACTTCGGCGCAGGCACTGTGCTGGTGGTGAATGTTCTGGATCCGTTGATCCATCGCACCAACGTTGTGGGCCAGGCCCGCTCCTTTGGCGACAACGAACTGTTGCGATTGGGTCATGGCGCACTGCAGCTGCTGGAGCTAAAACCGGCTACTGGCAATGGCGCTGCCTACGCACTCGGCGTCGATTACACCGTCGATATGCTGACTGGCAAGGTCACCCGATTGGCCGCTGGCGCCATCCCGGTAAACGGTTCGGTCCTCGCCGACTACACCCATGCAGATCCGAGCAAGGTCACGCCTGCCGATATCGTCGGCGCGGTCAACATTGCAGGTCAGCGAAGCGGGCTCAAAGCGTTCCAGGACAGCTACAACACCCTGGGCTTCTTCGCGAAAATCTTCATTGCACCAGGGTTCAGTCAGCTCAATTCGATCAGCGTCGAGCTGATCGCTGCCGCCACTCAGGTTGGCGGGGTCGCTTACATCGATGCGCCGATCGGCACCACGGTGCAGCAGTGCATTGCCGGTCGCGGGCCTGCAGGCGCGATCAACTTCAACACCAGCAGTGACCGGGTACGCTTGTGCTATCCCCACGTGAAAGTACTCGACACCGCCACCAGCGGTGAGCGCCTGGAGCCTTTGTCGATCCGCGCCGCTGCTCTTCGGGCAAAGATCGACAATGACAAGGGTTACTGGTGGAGCAGCTCCAATCAGGAGCTGATTGGTGTGATCGGGCTGGAACGGCCATTGACCGCTCGTGTTGACGACGCAAGCAGCGAAGTGAACTTGCTCAACGAAAACGGCATCACCACCGTGTTCAACTCCTTCGGTACCGGGCTGCGCTTGTGGGGTAACCGCACCGCTGCCTGGCCAACTGTTACGGAGATGCGCAACTTCGAAAACGTCCGTCGCACCAAGGACATCATCGACGAATCCATCCGCTACAGCTCGCTGCAGTTCGTTGACATGCCGATCACCGACTCTCTGATCGACAGCATCACCGAAAGCGTCAATCTGCTGTTTCGCAAGTTGATTGGCGATGAAGCGCTGATCGGTGGTGAGTGCTGGTATGACCCCGCTCGCAACCCACAGACAGAGCTGCAGCTCGGTCATGCGCTGTTCAGCTACAAGTTGACCGTGCCTTTGCCGCTTGAGCGAGGCACGTTCGAAACCGAAATCACCAGCGAATACCTGGTCAACCTGGGAGCACCATAA
- a CDS encoding phage major tail tube protein has protein sequence MAFSAHRISNANIYLDGASFFGKAEEIDLGSVKAVMSDFQGLGMIGLIELPDGFDKIEGKINWNSLYGDAATKLASPFKSVALQCRSNVQVFDSTGLVSEIPLVTMMTITFKDYKLGSHKPRDPAKYESPFSATYVRQVLDGEEVLLLDYLANIFKVNGEDQLATYRKNIGQA, from the coding sequence ATGGCCTTCAGTGCGCACCGCATTTCCAACGCTAACATCTACCTGGACGGGGCCAGCTTCTTCGGCAAGGCCGAAGAGATCGACCTTGGCTCCGTGAAGGCGGTGATGTCGGACTTCCAGGGGCTGGGCATGATCGGCCTGATCGAGCTGCCCGATGGCTTCGACAAGATCGAGGGCAAAATCAACTGGAACAGCCTGTACGGTGACGCCGCCACCAAGCTCGCATCGCCTTTTAAAAGCGTTGCGCTCCAGTGCCGATCGAATGTCCAGGTATTTGACAGTACTGGTTTGGTGAGCGAAATCCCGCTGGTCACGATGATGACCATCACCTTCAAGGATTACAAACTGGGGAGCCACAAGCCTCGTGATCCTGCGAAGTACGAATCCCCATTCTCTGCCACCTATGTGCGTCAGGTGCTCGATGGTGAAGAAGTCCTGTTACTGGATTACTTGGCGAACATTTTCAAGGTAAATGGCGAAGATCAGCTGGCGACATACAGGAAGAACATCGGCCAGGCTTAA
- a CDS encoding phage tail assembly protein: MAASLSISLKFPFTTAAGVCLTSLPITRLKRKDIGKAQAYSKDEGLQEDFLFAKMTGMTIEDLAELDIADSKVVTEVFREMADGRDLAALLGRSAVDGAKDAAIRDSEPGDAGVPAVG, from the coding sequence ATGGCCGCTTCCCTCAGTATCTCTCTTAAATTTCCCTTCACGACCGCTGCTGGCGTCTGCCTTACCTCACTGCCTATCACCCGCCTCAAGCGCAAGGACATCGGCAAGGCTCAGGCCTACAGCAAGGACGAAGGGCTGCAGGAAGACTTCCTCTTTGCCAAAATGACCGGCATGACGATTGAAGATTTGGCAGAGCTGGACATCGCCGACTCCAAAGTCGTTACCGAGGTGTTTCGGGAAATGGCTGATGGACGAGACCTGGCTGCACTCCTGGGACGAAGCGCTGTTGATGGTGCTAAAGATGCAGCCATCAGAGATAGCGAACCTGGAGATGCCGGAGTACCTGCGGTGGGTTGA
- a CDS encoding phage tail tape measure protein, with amino-acid sequence MANEVLVGLRIGAAVSGTLQSAFGSARSTVQQLGRATDSLTSRQKLIGTELAASLARGGTGIERLRNQYTQVGRTIDQLKVKQEQLNTSIARGETLKNRRGELRGQAMETIGTAAVLGAPVVQSMRTAIDFKDQTNDIAITGGFDAAEEERLGGVMRGAALRWNQTQTEVAKGTAVLIAGGISSAKELAAYAPVMAKTATATRASMDDLGSVAIALNDNLGIGAAGLERSMNMLAYAGKRGQFELADMAKWLPQLTPQFAALGITGERAVAEIGASLQIARKGAGSNDEAANNFKNFLSKITAKDTLKSFKDAGIDLKDAMKNMVSQGMTPMQAMLEIITKYMSTKGPKAAGEFQKVMALKDDKERETALARLNESYKLGELFADQETLAFIRPAIANRNEGADIQKGSFGAADQGGDGDWNKRMESPREQMKALSINLSELGITVGSVLLPALVDITKAALPVVQSFATWAGENPALVKGVVGLVAGLLTAKLAFIGVAYGANLVMSPFAAATTAVTSMSSKWLLLRAAWQMGKFAPAISGLKMLGGGLMTTLRYSGIFLRGIGMAFGAPLMMAARGGLMLGKVLGGTLLFGLKLAGQAILWLGRALLMNPIGLAITAIALGAYLIYRYWEPIKGFFGGLWSEIKTAFNGGFAGIAGLIINFSPLGLFYRAFAGVMSYFGVELPSKFSEFGGNIISGLISGISAKLESAKETVVGIGTSIKGWFTETLGIQSPSRVFMGYGANISEGAAIGIASQSGLVRQAALGMADQTGVAMRLPNLNALTSANMAGADGSAGAGSMGGGAGAQPLQVTFSPVINVPGGEGVGNQVSQALNTSYAEFVRFMERFQHDQGRRSYGPPAGGRT; translated from the coding sequence ATGGCGAATGAAGTTCTTGTCGGGCTACGGATCGGTGCTGCGGTTTCCGGCACGCTGCAGTCAGCATTCGGATCTGCACGCTCCACTGTCCAGCAGCTCGGGCGAGCAACTGACAGCCTGACCTCCCGACAAAAACTCATTGGTACGGAGCTTGCCGCGTCGCTCGCACGCGGCGGCACGGGTATCGAGCGCCTGCGCAATCAATACACGCAGGTTGGCCGCACCATCGACCAGTTGAAGGTGAAGCAGGAGCAGCTTAATACCAGCATCGCTCGCGGCGAAACCCTCAAGAACCGGCGTGGAGAGTTGCGCGGCCAAGCTATGGAAACGATTGGGACGGCTGCCGTGCTTGGCGCTCCAGTCGTGCAATCCATGCGCACCGCCATCGACTTCAAGGATCAAACCAACGACATCGCCATCACCGGCGGCTTTGATGCTGCTGAGGAAGAGCGTCTCGGCGGCGTAATGCGTGGTGCTGCGCTGAGGTGGAATCAGACTCAGACTGAAGTGGCAAAAGGTACTGCAGTGCTGATCGCTGGCGGCATATCCAGCGCAAAAGAGCTGGCTGCTTATGCGCCAGTGATGGCAAAAACGGCAACTGCTACGCGGGCCAGCATGGATGATTTGGGGTCTGTGGCCATCGCGCTGAATGACAACCTCGGCATCGGCGCTGCGGGTCTTGAGCGCTCCATGAACATGCTGGCCTACGCCGGTAAGCGAGGCCAGTTCGAGCTGGCCGACATGGCTAAATGGCTGCCTCAGTTGACTCCGCAGTTTGCCGCCCTGGGCATAACGGGTGAGCGAGCCGTTGCTGAGATTGGTGCATCGTTGCAAATTGCGCGTAAGGGTGCGGGTAGCAACGACGAGGCGGCCAACAACTTTAAAAACTTTTTGTCGAAAATTACTGCGAAGGACACTTTGAAGAGTTTCAAAGACGCAGGTATTGACCTAAAAGACGCTATGAAAAACATGGTCAGCCAAGGTATGACGCCGATGCAGGCCATGCTCGAAATCATCACCAAGTACATGAGCACGAAGGGGCCAAAGGCAGCTGGTGAGTTTCAGAAAGTGATGGCCCTCAAGGATGATAAAGAGCGTGAGACGGCACTGGCCCGGCTGAACGAATCATACAAGTTGGGTGAATTGTTCGCGGACCAGGAAACGCTGGCTTTTATTCGTCCCGCTATCGCAAACCGAAACGAGGGCGCAGATATTCAGAAAGGTAGTTTTGGCGCCGCCGACCAGGGCGGTGATGGCGATTGGAATAAGCGGATGGAGAGCCCGCGAGAGCAAATGAAGGCGCTCTCGATAAATCTGTCGGAACTGGGCATCACTGTTGGCAGCGTCCTGTTGCCTGCACTTGTAGACATAACTAAGGCAGCTCTGCCAGTCGTCCAGTCATTCGCCACTTGGGCAGGTGAAAACCCAGCCCTGGTGAAGGGTGTGGTCGGTCTGGTCGCGGGCTTGCTGACAGCCAAGCTGGCGTTCATCGGCGTGGCCTACGGCGCTAACCTGGTGATGTCGCCCTTCGCAGCGGCAACGACCGCCGTCACGTCGATGTCCTCCAAATGGCTGCTGCTGCGGGCCGCGTGGCAGATGGGCAAGTTTGCTCCGGCGATCTCGGGCCTGAAGATGCTGGGTGGCGGACTGATGACCACGCTCAGATACAGCGGCATATTCCTGCGTGGTATCGGCATGGCGTTTGGTGCGCCGCTCATGATGGCTGCTCGCGGCGGTCTCATGCTCGGCAAAGTACTGGGAGGGACATTGCTGTTCGGCCTGAAGCTCGCAGGACAGGCCATTCTTTGGCTTGGCCGCGCACTGTTGATGAACCCCATCGGTTTGGCCATTACCGCTATTGCGCTGGGTGCCTATCTTATTTACCGATATTGGGAGCCCATCAAAGGCTTCTTCGGAGGTCTTTGGAGCGAGATAAAGACTGCCTTTAACGGGGGATTTGCGGGAATTGCCGGACTGATTATTAACTTTTCCCCGTTGGGCCTGTTTTATCGGGCCTTCGCCGGAGTCATGAGTTACTTCGGAGTTGAGTTGCCTAGCAAGTTCAGTGAGTTCGGCGGCAATATCATCAGCGGCCTGATCAGCGGCATCAGCGCCAAGCTTGAAAGTGCGAAGGAAACCGTGGTCGGCATTGGCACTTCGATCAAGGGCTGGTTTACCGAGACGCTGGGCATCCAGTCGCCGAGCCGGGTGTTCATGGGCTACGGTGCCAACATCAGCGAAGGTGCCGCCATCGGTATTGCCTCGCAGTCCGGCCTCGTTCGCCAGGCAGCACTGGGCATGGCCGACCAGACGGGCGTCGCGATGCGCCTTCCTAATCTGAATGCGCTTACTAGCGCCAACATGGCGGGCGCTGACGGATCCGCAGGTGCGGGCTCCATGGGCGGCGGAGCTGGCGCGCAGCCTCTGCAGGTGACTTTCTCTCCGGTCATCAACGTGCCGGGCGGTGAAGGCGTTGGCAACCAGGTTTCCCAAGCATTGAACACAAGCTATGCCGAGTTCGTCAGGTTCATGGAGCGCTTCCAGCATGACCAGGGACGCCGCAGCTACGGACCACCAGCTGGAGGACGCACCTGA
- a CDS encoding phage tail protein codes for MYAVLGKIEFEVASGITGMEQSSTADWAEHSLIQGKPLLEWVGDGLDELKFSMQLHPWLGDPEARLRTLREAKSKHEPLAFVLGSGEYVGAFVITDISNTPRRTSADGRLYSSNVQVTLREYAGPFTPKVVKAGLIDSAVQSTAAAKIATPALISKLAPVLSSAQTVVGYARQAGTMIQQAKTIYDAVKNFNPMTLLTQAPQLAALTERALGPIAGLTEAASFIHEGEDIAQLGQSLYGSVSGARSSLTPLDLGNVADRFETSGNYIAQAYDRLDGASTRLTGLAAQVITRRA; via the coding sequence ATGTATGCCGTATTGGGAAAGATCGAATTCGAAGTGGCCAGCGGCATCACCGGCATGGAGCAGAGCAGCACTGCCGATTGGGCTGAGCATTCGCTGATCCAGGGCAAGCCGCTCCTGGAGTGGGTCGGCGACGGCCTCGACGAACTTAAATTCAGCATGCAGCTGCATCCATGGCTGGGCGACCCCGAGGCACGCCTGCGCACCCTGCGCGAGGCAAAGAGCAAACACGAGCCGCTGGCGTTTGTCCTGGGCAGTGGGGAATACGTTGGCGCTTTCGTGATTACGGACATCAGCAACACGCCTCGTCGGACCTCGGCTGACGGTCGGCTTTATTCGTCGAATGTTCAGGTCACTCTGCGCGAATACGCCGGGCCATTCACGCCCAAGGTCGTTAAGGCTGGCCTGATTGATTCGGCGGTGCAGTCCACGGCTGCAGCGAAGATCGCGACCCCAGCATTGATCTCGAAGCTCGCGCCCGTGTTGTCGTCTGCTCAGACAGTGGTTGGTTATGCGCGCCAGGCCGGGACCATGATCCAACAGGCAAAGACCATCTATGACGCGGTCAAGAACTTCAATCCGATGACGCTGCTGACTCAGGCACCGCAACTCGCTGCGCTGACTGAGCGGGCGCTGGGCCCGATCGCTGGCCTGACTGAGGCTGCGAGCTTTATTCATGAGGGGGAGGACATCGCCCAGCTGGGTCAAAGCCTGTATGGCAGCGTCAGCGGCGCACGCTCTAGCCTGACCCCGCTGGACCTGGGCAATGTGGCCGACAGGTTCGAGACCTCTGGCAACTACATTGCCCAGGCATACGACCGGCTCGACGGGGCTTCAACGCGCCTGACCGGCCTTGCCGCTCAAGTCATCACCAGGAGAGCCTGA
- a CDS encoding tail protein X — protein sequence MFLTHVTTEGERWDQLAWKYYGDAHRYPPIVEANPHVPITGALPAGLILAIPMLDPVVSSEDLPPWMR from the coding sequence ATGTTTCTGACCCATGTCACAACTGAGGGCGAGCGCTGGGATCAGCTGGCCTGGAAGTACTACGGTGACGCACATCGTTACCCGCCGATCGTTGAGGCCAACCCCCATGTGCCGATCACGGGAGCATTGCCCGCAGGCTTGATCCTGGCTATTCCGATGCTCGATCCCGTTGTATCGAGCGAGGATCTGCCGCCATGGATGCGCTAG
- a CDS encoding contractile injection system protein, VgrG/Pvc8 family, with translation MDALVPGEVPEARFVLTYQQRNITRDISKNLTSISYSDFLTGQADTLDIELEDAEGKWLDAWYPGHGDALALSLGWSGKPLRTLSRLEIDEVDFSSAPATVGIRAIATGINTALRTTEHKAYESTTLAAVAQEVASRLGLTLVGSIEPIKLDRLTQQESDLEFLRNLADEYDYAFKVTGSRLVFHAISELAKGKPVAQLMLKDLSNVRLRDQIRTVPEKVSVKHKDPAKKKLISYDIKNGETVAVPSSSSGATTSADTKKHRKRSASEEESKAKAKADLAKANRERTTGSWSLMGQPNLVSGNVVTLVAAGKMGGNYLILSAQHRITRGGGYTVELSLCRVSATSISLSFDASKPDLALSTYGFQQDGALA, from the coding sequence ATGGATGCGCTAGTACCAGGAGAAGTGCCCGAGGCTCGCTTTGTGCTGACCTACCAGCAGCGAAATATCACCCGCGATATCAGTAAAAACCTGACCTCAATCTCTTACTCGGACTTTTTGACGGGCCAGGCTGACACCTTAGATATCGAGCTGGAGGACGCGGAGGGGAAGTGGCTCGATGCTTGGTATCCGGGGCATGGCGACGCACTGGCTTTGTCCCTGGGTTGGTCCGGCAAGCCGCTGCGCACGCTGAGCCGCCTGGAGATTGATGAGGTGGACTTCAGTTCTGCCCCGGCTACGGTCGGCATCAGGGCGATCGCAACAGGCATCAACACGGCGCTGCGCACCACCGAGCACAAGGCATACGAGAGCACCACGCTTGCCGCCGTAGCCCAGGAGGTTGCGAGTCGCCTGGGGCTGACTCTGGTAGGTAGTATCGAGCCGATCAAGCTGGATCGCCTGACGCAGCAGGAGTCTGATCTGGAGTTCCTGCGCAACCTGGCAGATGAATATGACTACGCCTTTAAAGTGACCGGTTCGCGCCTGGTGTTTCACGCCATCAGCGAGCTGGCCAAGGGCAAGCCGGTCGCTCAGTTGATGCTCAAAGACTTGAGTAACGTGCGCTTGCGGGACCAGATCAGGACCGTGCCGGAGAAGGTGTCAGTCAAACACAAGGATCCGGCCAAGAAGAAGCTGATCTCCTACGACATTAAGAACGGTGAGACTGTGGCGGTCCCCAGCAGCAGTAGTGGCGCGACCACCAGTGCTGACACCAAGAAACATCGCAAGCGTTCGGCCTCTGAGGAGGAATCCAAGGCCAAGGCCAAGGCCGATCTGGCTAAAGCCAATCGGGAGCGCACGACGGGCAGCTGGTCATTGATGGGTCAGCCCAATCTGGTCAGTGGCAACGTCGTCACCCTCGTCGCAGCGGGCAAAATGGGCGGCAACTACCTGATCCTGTCCGCGCAGCACCGGATTACCCGTGGTGGTGGCTATACGGTTGAGCTGAGCCTCTGCCGTGTATCCGCGACCTCGATATCACTGTCATTCGACGCCTCCAAGCCTGATCTGGCGCTTTCGACCTATGGCTTTCAGCAGGATGGTGCCCTTGCATAA
- a CDS encoding phage baseplate assembly protein V — translation MGVELEYGEVSAVDHQACRIRVRLDDRDGVESFWLHVPQRNTQGTQRRPLMPELNEQVAVLLDADGVGGVCLGGIYSTAEPPPVIDEDTDYVRFSDGTTLTYDRAAHVMALDCVGATTLKCAKNLDIRCGEPVSVKAPSATLDVPEVHLNGNLRVSGNVEVGGNVNAGGTVMDGGGNSNHHSH, via the coding sequence ATGGGCGTTGAATTGGAATACGGCGAAGTGAGCGCGGTCGATCACCAGGCCTGCAGGATCCGCGTGCGTCTGGATGACCGGGATGGCGTGGAGAGCTTCTGGCTGCATGTGCCCCAGCGCAACACCCAGGGCACGCAGCGCCGTCCGTTGATGCCCGAGCTGAATGAGCAGGTGGCGGTGCTGCTCGATGCGGATGGCGTCGGTGGTGTTTGCCTGGGAGGCATCTACTCGACTGCTGAGCCGCCGCCAGTCATCGACGAAGACACGGACTATGTGCGGTTCAGCGACGGCACGACCCTGACCTACGACCGTGCTGCGCATGTGATGGCGTTGGATTGCGTCGGTGCCACGACGCTGAAATGCGCCAAGAACCTGGACATACGGTGCGGTGAGCCCGTGTCGGTCAAGGCCCCATCCGCCACCCTGGATGTTCCTGAGGTGCATCTGAATGGCAACCTCAGGGTGAGCGGCAATGTGGAGGTCGGCGGTAACGTCAATGCGGGCGGCACCGTGATGGATGGTGGCGGCAACTCGAATCACCATAGTCATTGA
- a CDS encoding GPW/gp25 family protein, which produces MTTPISYTSITAAHWQPALGTAGAVVEGLRDIDQAIRIILTTPKGSDPHRPTFGSDIHLYIDWPVNRVVPHLVREAVDAIRLWETRVTVVRVNPAIEAAQVTLTVVWRVADGVPQLTEVPYARAA; this is translated from the coding sequence ATGACGACGCCTATCTCCTATACCAGCATCACCGCAGCCCACTGGCAGCCAGCACTTGGCACTGCCGGTGCGGTCGTGGAAGGCCTGCGTGATATTGACCAGGCTATTCGCATCATCCTCACGACGCCCAAGGGCAGCGACCCACACCGCCCGACCTTTGGCAGTGACATCCACCTCTATATCGACTGGCCTGTTAATCGGGTTGTGCCGCACCTGGTGCGCGAAGCTGTGGACGCTATACGCCTTTGGGAAACTCGGGTGACAGTGGTGCGGGTCAATCCAGCCATTGAAGCCGCCCAGGTCACCCTGACGGTTGTATGGCGGGTCGCAGACGGTGTGCCTCAGTTGACGGAGGTGCCGTATGCGCGAGCTGCCTAA